Proteins from a single region of Flavobacterium sp. YJ01:
- the aroQ gene encoding type II 3-dehydroquinate dehydratase produces MKICIINGPNLNLLGKREPEVYGSQTFEDYFETLKTKFPNVELSYYQSNIEGELIGKIQEVGFSFDGIILNAGAYTHTSIGLGDAMKAVTTPVIEVHISNTYARESFRHQSYLSGNAKGVILGFGLKSYELAIQSFL; encoded by the coding sequence ATGAAAATCTGCATTATCAACGGACCAAATTTGAATCTTTTAGGAAAACGTGAACCAGAAGTATATGGAAGCCAAACTTTTGAAGATTATTTTGAAACGTTGAAAACGAAATTTCCAAACGTTGAACTTTCTTATTATCAAAGTAATATTGAAGGCGAATTGATTGGTAAAATTCAGGAAGTGGGTTTTTCATTTGATGGAATTATTCTAAATGCAGGCGCTTATACACATACTTCTATCGGTTTAGGCGACGCTATGAAAGCCGTTACAACTCCAGTAATCGAAGTTCATATTTCGAATACTTACGCACGTGAAAGCTTTAGACATCAGTCTTATTTGTCTGGAAATGCAAAAGGTGTTATTTTAGGCTTCGGACTTAAAAGCTACGAACTGGCCATTCAATCTTTTTTGTAA
- a CDS encoding porin family protein produces the protein MKKIILAAVLFIATSATINAQFVQIGVKAGANFANQTGGSDFDGISVDKEGITSYHAGLVAELKLLEKFSIQPELLYTTQGATYKNAFSEFKNEMGYIAIPVMAKIYLTKSLSLELGPQASFLVSNKKEFDAADPNTFDFSVNGGLGLKIVGGLFVQARYGIGLTEISKEADFKNSVFQLSAGYMF, from the coding sequence ATGAAAAAAATAATTTTAGCAGCTGTATTGTTCATTGCAACATCAGCAACAATCAACGCACAATTTGTACAAATCGGTGTAAAAGCAGGGGCTAACTTTGCTAACCAAACGGGAGGTTCTGACTTTGATGGAATTTCTGTTGACAAAGAAGGTATCACAAGTTACCACGCAGGTCTTGTAGCAGAACTTAAATTATTAGAAAAATTCTCAATTCAGCCAGAGCTTTTGTATACTACTCAAGGAGCAACTTATAAAAATGCTTTTTCTGAATTTAAAAATGAAATGGGCTACATTGCTATTCCTGTAATGGCAAAAATTTATTTGACTAAATCTCTTAGTTTAGAACTTGGTCCTCAAGCTTCATTTCTTGTTAGCAATAAAAAAGAATTTGATGCAGCAGATCCAAACACATTCGACTTTTCTGTTAATGGTGGTTTAGGTTTAAAAATTGTTGGAGGTCTTTTTGTTCAAGCTCGTTACGGAATTGGTTTAACTGAAATTTCAAAAGAAGCTGACTTTAAAAACTCTGTATTCCAACTTTCAGCTGGGTACATGTTCTAA
- a CDS encoding DUF5686 and carboxypeptidase regulatory-like domain-containing protein, giving the protein MKNFTLFAFLIFSISNFAQIKGTITDEKGNPLPFVSVFEENTYAGTTSNEQGKYQLNVKEIGQNKIIFQYLGFKTQKLTVASGSKTITLDIKLQEESFALNEVVIDPKNNPANAIIRSAIANKKENSDKTARYTADFYSKGMFKVKDLPKKILGQKVDLGPDMASNLDSTGTGILYLSETISKVTFEKPSKLKEKIIASKISGNNRGYSYNTAALSTYDFYDNNLDFDVKMISPIADNAFNYYKYKLESTFYDENKQQINKIKVIPKRDKEPVFEGYIYIVDDSFAIYAIDLDIKGYRMKNEFTETMSLKQSFSYNSKNKIWSKNAQTLSFNAGLFGIKFSGNFNYVYSNYEFPDSFEKKTFGNEIVAFEANANKKDDAFWNEIRPIPLTIEESNDYAKKDSLQTIRKSRKYTDSIDAKNNKFKVWDILMGYDYKNTFEKYSFEYKGLLNISSLSFNTVQGFNLDSGFSFRKWDDEKGKSTSISTTFNYGFSDERFRVIGEFSHRFNNINYATIWASGGTKTAQFNNAEPITKFVNSISSLFFKDNYMKLYNLEFAQINYGQDIANGINLTGRIGYEQRKPLFNTTDYSFFKKDDFYSSNNPLAPSDFTTPAFNQHHLFKALITTRINFGNKYISRPDGRYNFKDDKYPTIYLAFEKAFAASEKKYEYERIGASVQYDLSLNNKGVLGTNFRAGKFFNAENISFIDYRHFNGNQTHIGTSERYLNVFNLMPYYANSTNDSYFELHSEYNDTGFIMNKIPLLNLLKSTLNVGFHALAIPDRKPYSEFTVGLDNLGFGKFKLFRVDYVHSYQSGIQQNGVVFGLKILNVLD; this is encoded by the coding sequence ATGAAAAACTTTACGTTATTTGCCTTTTTAATTTTTTCCATTTCCAATTTTGCCCAAATTAAAGGGACTATCACCGATGAAAAAGGAAATCCGCTTCCTTTTGTATCTGTTTTTGAAGAAAACACATATGCCGGCACAACTTCAAACGAACAAGGAAAATATCAGCTGAATGTAAAAGAAATTGGTCAGAACAAAATTATTTTTCAATATCTTGGTTTTAAAACACAGAAACTAACTGTTGCATCTGGTTCAAAAACAATCACTTTAGATATTAAACTTCAAGAAGAAAGTTTTGCTTTAAATGAAGTCGTTATTGATCCGAAAAACAATCCTGCGAATGCTATTATTAGAAGTGCAATTGCAAACAAAAAAGAAAACTCAGATAAAACAGCGCGATATACGGCAGATTTTTATTCGAAAGGAATGTTTAAGGTAAAAGATCTTCCTAAAAAAATTCTTGGTCAAAAAGTAGATCTCGGTCCAGATATGGCTTCTAATTTGGATTCAACTGGAACAGGAATTTTATATTTATCAGAAACCATTTCGAAAGTTACTTTTGAAAAACCTTCCAAATTAAAAGAGAAAATCATCGCCTCAAAAATTTCTGGAAATAATCGGGGCTATAGCTATAATACGGCAGCTTTATCTACTTACGATTTCTATGATAATAACTTAGATTTTGATGTTAAAATGATTTCTCCCATTGCCGATAATGCTTTCAATTATTATAAATATAAGCTAGAAAGCACTTTTTATGACGAAAATAAGCAACAGATTAATAAAATTAAAGTAATTCCGAAACGTGATAAAGAACCCGTTTTTGAAGGCTACATTTATATTGTAGACGATAGTTTTGCCATTTATGCTATAGATTTAGATATTAAAGGCTACAGAATGAAAAATGAATTTACGGAAACAATGAGCTTAAAACAAAGTTTCAGTTACAATTCCAAAAATAAAATTTGGTCTAAAAACGCGCAAACACTTTCTTTTAATGCAGGTCTTTTTGGAATAAAGTTTTCTGGAAATTTCAATTATGTTTATTCTAATTATGAATTTCCTGATTCTTTTGAAAAGAAAACTTTTGGAAACGAAATTGTCGCTTTTGAAGCAAATGCCAATAAAAAAGATGATGCTTTTTGGAATGAGATACGTCCTATTCCTTTAACTATTGAGGAAAGCAATGATTATGCTAAAAAAGACAGTCTTCAAACTATTCGAAAATCAAGAAAATATACTGATTCGATTGATGCCAAAAACAATAAATTTAAAGTTTGGGACATTTTAATGGGTTATGATTACAAAAATACTTTTGAGAAATATTCTTTCGAATATAAAGGCTTATTGAATATTTCTTCTTTAAGTTTCAATACCGTTCAGGGATTCAACTTAGATTCTGGTTTCTCTTTTAGAAAATGGGATGACGAAAAAGGAAAAAGCACTTCAATTAGCACAACTTTCAATTATGGCTTTTCAGATGAACGTTTCCGAGTGATTGGAGAATTCAGTCATCGTTTTAATAACATCAATTACGCAACAATTTGGGCTTCTGGAGGAACGAAAACAGCACAATTTAACAATGCAGAACCCATTACCAAATTTGTAAACTCAATTAGTTCTTTATTTTTTAAAGACAATTATATGAAACTGTATAATTTGGAGTTTGCTCAGATAAATTACGGTCAAGATATTGCAAACGGAATAAATCTTACTGGCAGAATTGGTTATGAACAGCGAAAACCGCTTTTCAATACGACTGATTATTCGTTTTTTAAAAAAGATGATTTCTACAGTTCTAACAATCCTTTAGCCCCAAGTGATTTTACGACGCCTGCTTTTAATCAGCATCATTTATTTAAAGCGCTGATCACGACAAGAATTAATTTTGGAAATAAATATATTTCTAGACCAGACGGAAGATATAATTTCAAAGATGATAAATATCCGACGATTTATTTAGCGTTCGAAAAAGCTTTCGCGGCAAGCGAAAAGAAATATGAATATGAAAGAATCGGCGCTTCAGTACAATATGATTTGTCACTAAATAACAAAGGTGTTTTAGGAACTAATTTCAGAGCTGGAAAATTCTTTAATGCAGAAAATATTTCGTTTATCGATTACAGACATTTTAACGGAAACCAAACTCACATAGGCACAAGCGAACGTTATTTAAATGTTTTTAATTTAATGCCTTATTACGCGAACAGCACCAATGACAGTTATTTCGAATTGCATTCTGAATACAACGATACGGGTTTTATTATGAATAAAATTCCGCTTTTAAATCTTTTAAAATCAACTTTAAATGTTGGCTTTCATGCTTTAGCAATTCCAGACAGAAAACCGTATTCTGAATTTACCGTTGGTTTGGACAATTTAGGTTTCGGGAAATTTAAACTTTTCCGTGTTGATTATGTGCATTCTTACCAAAGCGGAATACAGCAAAACGGCGTTGTATTTGGATTGAAGATTTTGAATGTGTTGGATTAA